The DNA region CGCCAACGTGATCGTCTTCCTGGCGTCCGACTACTCCTCGTACATGACCGGAGAATCGGTCTCCGTCAGCAGCCAGCGGGCCTAGGACCACAATGGGCCCGTGCCTCCTACGAAGAAGAAGCCCCAGGTGACCGCCGCGCCCGCCCGCCGTCGCGAACTTCTCGACACCGCCGCCGAGGTCTTCGCCGAGCAGGGCTACAACGCCACCACCGTCCGCAAGATCGCGGACCACGCGGGCATGCTCGCGGGCAGCCTCTACTACCACTTCGACTCCAAGGAATCGATGCTGGAGGAGATCCTGCGGACCTTCATGGACGAGCTGTGGGACGGGTACGACACCGTCCTGGAGGCCGAGCTCGGCCCCCGCGAGACGCTGGAGGCCCTGGTCACCGAGTCCTTCCGGGAGATCGACCGGCACCGCGCGGCCGTCGCGATCTACCAGCGGGAGTCCAGGCACCTCGTCGCGCAGGAGCGGTTCGCGTTCCTCGCCGAGTCGCAGCGCAGATTCGAGAAGACGTGGCTGGCCACGCTGGAGCGGGGAGTGGCCGGCGAGGTCTTCCGGGACGACCTGGACATCCGGCTCACCTACCGGTTCGTGCGCGACACGGTGTGGGTCGCCGCGTCCTGGTACCGGCCCGGCGGACAGCACAGCCCGGAGGAGATCGCCCGGCAGTACCTGTCGATGGTCCTCGACGGAATCGCCGTACGGACGTAACCCACTGAACTCACTGAACCCACTGAACCCACTGAACCCGCCGAACCAATTGGACCCACTGAGGAGCCCGAGGAGTCGTCATGGCCGAGGCCTACATAGTCGAAGCGGTCCGTACGCCCGTGGGGCGCCGGAAGGGCGGTCTCGGCGGGGTCCATCCCGCCGACCTGGGCGCGCATGTGCTGAAGGCCCTGGTCGCGCGGTCCGGGGTCGACCCGGCCGCGGTCGAGGACGTCGTCTTCGGGTGTCTGGACACCGTCGGGCCGCAGGCGGGGGACATCGCGCGGACGTGCTGGCTGGCGGCCGGGCTGCCCGAGGAGGTGCCCGGGGTGACGATCGACCGGCAGTGCGGGTCCTCGCAGCAGGCCGTGCACTTCGCCGCGCAGGGTGTTCTGTCCGGCACGCAGGACCTGGTGGTCGCGGGCGGCGTCCAGAACATGACTCAGATCCCCATCGCCTTCGCCTCCCGCCAGGCCGCGGAGCCGCTGGGGCTCACGGAGGGGCCGTTCGCGGGGAGCGAGGGGTGGCGGGCGCGGTACGGGGACCGGCCCGTCAACCAGTTCTACGGCGCCGAGCTGATCGCCGAGAAGTGGGGGATCAGCCGGCGGGACCAGGAGGAGTTCGCCCTGCGGTCGCATCAGCGGGCGATCCGGGCGATCGACGAGGGACGTTTCGAGCGGGAGGTCGTGCCGTTCGGGGACGTCACGGTCGACGAGGGGCCGCGGCGGGACACCTCACTGGAGAAGATGGCCGGGCTGAAGCCGGTCGTGGAGGGCGGCACCATCACCGCCGCCTGTTCCTCCCAGGTCTCCGACGGCGCGGCCGCGATGCTCCTCGCCTCCGAGCGGGCCGTGCGGGAGCACGGGCTCACGCCTCGGGCGCGGGTTCACCATCTTTCCGTGCGGGGGGAGGATCCGATACGGATGCTGTCGGCGCCGATTCCGGCCACCGCGTACGCCTTGAGGAAGGCCGGGATGTCCATCGGTGACATCGACCTCGTCGAGATCAACGAGGCGTTCGCGCCTGTGGTGCTCGCCTGGTTGAAGGAGACCGGGGCGGATCCCGACAAGGTCAATGTCAACGGGGGCGCCATTGCCTTGGGGCACCCGTTGGGGGCGACCGGGGTGAAGCTGATGACCACGCTGCTGCATGAACTGGAGCGGACCGGGGGGCGGTTCGGGTTGCAGACCATGTGTGAGGGCGGGGGCCAGGCGAACGTGACGATTGTTGAGCGGCTTTAGGTTGTTCGGTCGGGTGCGGGTGCGGGTGCGGGTGCGGGTGGGGTGTGGCTGGTCGCGCCCACGCGGCGGAGCCGCAGAGTGTCACAGCTCCGCGCCCCTGAAAGAAGGGCGCTCATGGTGAGCCGGGGTCTGGGAGCGCGCGGAGTGTTTCCCGGGCCTCCGCCATCACCCGAGCTACCAGCTCCGCGCACGACGGCAGGTCCTCGATCAGCCCCGCCACCTGGCCCGAGGCCATCACCCCCAGATCGGTGCGGCCCTCGACCATCGAGGCGCGCAGCAGCATCGGGGTGTTGGCGGCGAGGAGGACCTGGCTCCAGGTCAGGTTCTTGCCGTGTTTCATCGCCAGGCCGTCGCGGATCAGTTGCGGCCAGGTGAGGCCAGAGAGCTTTCGGAAGCGGGCGGCCCGGCGTATCGCCCGGGTCAGCGTTCTCGTGCGGCCCGCCTCCTCAAGGGAGTTGACGAGGTCCGTGCGGAGCATGCGGTGGGGGAGGCCGTCCACGGCTGTCGTCACCGTCACGTCCTTCACCGTGGCCGCGAGGTACTGGGCCTTCACCGCGTCCGGGACCGTGGAGTCGGAGGTCAGGAGGAAGCGGGTGCCCATGGCGATGCCCGCCGCGCCGTACGCGAGTGCCGCGACCAGACCCCGGCCGTCGAAGAAGCCGCCCGCCGCGATCACCGGTATGTCCACGGCGTCCACGACCTGGGGGAGGAGCACGGTGGTCGCCACCTCGCCGGTGTGACCGCCGCCCTCGCCGCCCTGCACGATCACCGCGTCCGCGCCCCAGGCAGCGACCTTCTCCGCGTGACGGCGGGCCCCGATCGACGGGATGACGACGACTCCCGCGTCCTTGAGTTCGGCGATCAGCTCACGGGAGGGCGCGAGCGCGAAGGAGGCGACCTTCACCTCCTCCTCGACGATCAGCCGGACACGGTCGCGGGCGTCCCCCGCGTCCGCGCGCAGGTTCACACCGAACGGCGCGTCCGTACGGGACCTGACCTCCCGGACCGCCTCCCGCAACTGGGCGAGGGTCATCGTCGCGGAGGCCAGGATGCCCAGCGCTCCCGCGTTCGCCGAGGCGGAGACCAGACGCGGCCCCGCCACCCAGCCCATCCCGGTCTGCACGATCGGGTACCGGACGCCGGCCAGTTTCGTGAGCGCGGTCTCCATCAGCCCGGGACCTCACGGTCGCGCAGCCCCTGCGGGTCGATGACCTCGCGGATCAACTCCAGCTCCGCCGGGGTCGGTTCGCGGGTGTACGGGACCTCGTCGGGAACCGTCGGCTCGAACCCGGTCGCCGCCAGGATCTCCTCGACCGTCACTCCCGGATGCAGCGAGGCGAGCCGCATCGAGTGGTCCGGGGTCGCGAAGTCGAACACTCCCAGGTTCGACACGACCCGGGGGATGCGGTGGAAGCGGGTCGCCGTGGGACCGGCCGCCGCCGCGCTGTCGTATCCCACCCCGCTGATCATGTCGACCTTCTCGACGAAGACCCGTGTCGAGTGCTTGGGCACCCAGTAACTGACCGGGTTGTTCAGGGTGTTGACGGGCGCGCCCCGCACCCCGAGCAGCTGTCGCGCGGGCCGCTCCCAGTCGCCGATGCAGGAGATGTTCTGGTTGCCGAAGCGGTCGATCTGGCTCGCGCCCATCATCACGTGCCGACGCCCGCCGGTGACCATCGTGAGATGCCTGCGGTAGGGCAGCCAGCCCTCGGGCGTGCCGTCCGGGCCGACCAGCATCGCCTCGCCGTCCGTGAGCAGGAGATCCGGGGCGAAGGTCCGCCGGGCGAGCCTGGCCCCGACCGAGGGGACTGCACCCATGGGGCTGGCGAGCACCTCGCCGTTGTCCCGCCAGGCCTCGGCGCAGGCGATCACGCAGTACTCGGCGCGGGTGGGTGCGAGGAGAGGGGTGCGGGCGGGCGGGGGGAGCGGGGCGCCGGTGGGCGGGACAGGGGAGGGGCTGGTCGCGTCCGTCATCGCCGCTCCTCGTGCCAGGCCTGTGCGGCCGACTGGTAGGCCTTCTCGTCCCCGTACAGGAACCGCTCGCTGAACTCGGGCCACGGCGTCGTCGCGTACAGCTTCTGGAAGGGCTCGTCGCGGTCGTGGTCGGGGACGCAGGAGGTGGGGTGTGCGCCACCGGGCGTCTCGACGACTCCCGTGACCGAGTGCCGGTTGACCAGGAGGGTCTGCGGTACCGCGTCGTCGAAGCGGTCCACGAGCCGCTCGCAGGAGACGTACGCATCGTCCGCGGCCTCGCAGAAGAGGTCGTCGAAGTACGGGTCCGGGCCCAGGTACTGGCCGTTGCCCGAACGGTCCGCGCGGTTGACGTGGACGAGTGCCGCGTCCATGCGCAGGGCCGGCATGGCGACGAAGGTCTCCCGGATCCCGGTCGACGGGTCCTCGTACGGCGAAGTGACCGTCCGCAGGCCGGGGTTGACCCGCATGACGTCCGAGCCGATGCCCGCCCGGACCGGCATGAAGGGCAGCCGGTTCGCGGCGGCGTGCAGCCCCCACATGAACATCGCCTCGTCGACCTCCGTCAGCTCGAAGGCCCCGCTCTGCCGGGCGGCACGGTAGTGCGGCTCCAAGGGGATCGAGTCGAGCGTCACGAAGGCCGCGACGAGCCCCCGGATCCGCCCCGCGGCGGCGAGCATCCCGACGTCCGGGCCGCCGTACGACACGATCGTGAGGTCCGTGATCTCGGAGCGGAGCAGCGCTCTCACCAGGGCCATCGGCTTGCGGCGCGAGCCCCATCCGCCGATGCCGAGGGTCATCCCGCTCCGGAGCCGGGAGACGACCTCGTCGGCCGTCATCGTCTTGTCACTCACCTGCGCCCCCTCCTTCCTGATCCCTTCCGACTTCCCGATCCCTTCCGAACGTGTCCCGGACCCGGTCGCCCACCCCCGCGAGGTTCGCCTCGAAGGTGAAGCCCTGCTCGAAGCGGTAGCTGCGGCGCACGTCCACGGGGTCGATGCCGTTGATCGCGGCCTTGGCGAGCCGGATCAGCTGCCCGTCCTTGCTCGCGATCGAACGGGCCAACTCCAGGACGGCGGCACGCAGTTCGTCGCGCGGCACGACCCGCCACACCGACCCGTGCCGGTGCAGCTCGGCCGCGGTCGCCGTGCGCGAGGTGTAGTACAGCGCGCGCATCAGATGCTGCGGCACCAGCCGGGCCAGATGGGTGGCCGCGCCCAGGGCGCCCCGGTCCAGCTCGGGCAGGCCGAAGGTCGCGTCCTCGCTCGCCACGATCGCGTCAGCGTTGCCCACCAGGCCTATCCCGCCGCCCAGACAGAAGCCGTGCACCTCCGCCACCACGGGCACCTCGCACTCGTACACCGCGGCGAAGGCGTCGGCGCAGCCGCGGTTGGCGCCGAGCAGCGCGCTGCCGCCCTGCGCCTGTATCTCCTTGATGTCCACGCCCGCGTTGAACCCCCGCCCCTCGGCGGCCAGCACCACACAGCGGACCTCGGTGTCGCGGCCCGCCGCGCGCAGGGCGTCGGCCAGCTCGAACCAGCCGCGCACCGGCAGCGCGTTCACGGGCGGGAAGTCGACCGTGACGACGGAAATCCCCTTTTCCGGGGACGAGGTGGAGACACCCATCAGCTCATCAGCTACCTTTCGACCAAACATTTGTTAGGTGCGCCAGTTGTGAAGGTAACAGCCAACACCGACGAGTGGGAGGCCCTGTGGACAAACGGCTCGTGGTGGTCACCGGCGGCACCCGGGGCGTCGGCGCCGGCATCGCCCGCGCGTTTGTCGAGGCGGGCGCCGAGGTCGTGGTCTGTGCGCGCAGACCGCCCGAAGCGCCGGTCGAAGGCGTCGAGTTCGTCCCCCTCGATCTGCGGGACCCACCGGCCGTGCGCGCCTTCTTCGACGGGCTGCCCCGCGTCGACGTCCTGGTCAACAACGCGGGCGGCGCCCCCTACCGGCTGCTCGCGGAGACGGACGCCGAGCGGCACGCGCGCGTGATCGAACTCAACCTCACCGCACCGCTGACGGCGTCCCTGGCGGCGTACGAGCAGCTCAAGCGCGCGCGTGGCTCCGTCGTGATGATCGGCAGCGTCAGCGGGACACGGCCCTCGCCGGGCACGGCGGCCTACGGGGCGGCCAAGGCGGGCCTGGGGAACCTCGCGCGCTCGATGGCCGTGGAGTGGGCGCCGGACGTGCGGGTGAACACCCTCGTCGTCGGGATGGTCCGCACCGAGCTGTCCCACCTCCACTACGGGGGCGAGGACGGCATCGAGGCCGTCGCGCGCACCGTCCCCATGGGGCGGCTCGCCGAGCCCCTGGACGTCGGCAGGGCTGCCGTCTTCCTGGCGTCGGACGCCGCCGCGTACATCACCGGGGCCGGCCTCCTCGTGCACGGCGGCGGCGAGCGGCCCGCCTTCCTGGACGCGGCGACCGCCAACAAGGAACAGGCCGACGAGGAGAAAGAGGGAGGAGAAGCGGGATGACTGCAGGCAGCGGAATCTGCGACGGGCGGGTCGTGATCGTCACGGGCGCGGGACGCGGGCTCGGGCGGGCGCACGCACTCGCCTTCGCGGCGGAGGGCGCGCGCGTCGTCGTCAACGACCTGGGCGTGGGGCTCGACGGTTCGCCCGGCCCCGACAGCCCGGCCCGGCAGGTCGTCGAGGAGATCACGGCGGCCGGCGGCGAGGCGGTGGCGCACGGCGGGGACATCGCCACGACCGAGGGCGCCGCATCCCTCGTACACACGGCCGTGGACGCCTTCGGGCGGCTCGACACGCTCGTCAACAACGCCGGGTTCCTGCGCGACCGGATGCTCGTGAACCTTGACGAGGACGACTGGGACGCCGTCATGCGCGTCCACTTGAAGGGCCACTTCCTGCCGCTGAAGCACGCCGCGGCGCACTGGCGGGCGGAGGCGAAGGCGGGGCGCGTGCCGCAGGCGCGGATCGTCAACACCAGCTCCGGAGCGGGCCTGTCGGGGTCCGTCGGGCAGGGCAACTACAGCGCCGCCAAGGCCGGGATCGTGGGGCTCACACTGGTGGCCGCCGCCGAGATGGGGCGCTACGGAGTACAGGTCAACGCCATCGCGCCCGCCGCACGGACCCGGATGACCGAGGACACCTTCGCCAAGACGATGGCGGCACCCGACAGCGGCTTCGACGCGATGGCGCCCGCGAACGTGTCGCCGCTCGTCGTCTGGCTCGGCTCCGCCGCGAGCGCCGGCGTCACCGGACGCGTCTTCGAGACCGAGGGCGGCCGCATCACGGTCATGGAGGGCTGGCGACCCGGCCCGAGCACCGACAAAGGGGCGCGATGGACCCCCGCCGAGGCCGGGGACACGGCCCTCAAACTGATCGCCGAGGCGGAGGCACCCCAACCGGTCTACGGAGCGCAGTAGTGCGATCGGCGTACGACACCTAGGAGGACGACGCGCGGGGAACCCTTTGACCCCGCACCCCGTGCTCGCGAGGATGCCCAGCAGGGCGGGCCGGGCGGAGGTGGCTCAGGTGGAGTTCGTCGGGCGAACGGACAGCCTCGCGCTCCTCGCGGCGGCATGCGAGCGCGCCCGCGCGGGACACCCCCAACGGGTACTCGTCGAGGGCCCGGCCGGCATCGGCAAGACCGCCCTCATACGCCGCTTCCTGCGCGACGGCACACACGTGCTGTACGGGGCGGGGGAGGAGGCGGAGGCCGGGCTGGCGTTCGGAGTGCTGGAGCAACTGCTGGGCCGAGACGGCAATGGCGCCGGGGCCAGGACCGGGGCTGGGGCCGGTGTCGGCGGCGGGCGTTGGGCGGACGCGCACGCGGCCGGGGCGGCACTGCTGGAGGCCCTGGACGAGGCACAGGGAGCGGGCGGTGGCCCGGGCTCCGGCGAGGGGGCCGCGCGCGGCCCCGACGCCCCCGGCTCCGACGATCGGGCCACGCGCGATTCCGACGCCCCGGGCACCTCCGCCCCCGACACTCCCGCTGCCCCCGTCACCCTCGTCCTCGACGACGCCCAATGGGCCGACCACGCCTCCCTCCAGGCCCTCACCTTCGCCGTGCGCCGGCTGCGGGCCGACCGTGTGCTCGTTCTCGTCGTCGTGCGGGACGCCGAGGACACGCGGCTGGCCGCGGGGCTGCGGAGGCTGTTCACGGCGGACGACGCCGTGCGGGTGCGGCTCGACGGGCTCGGGCCCGCCGAACTGGCCGAACTCGGCGGAGGACTGGGCGTACGGGGACTCACCGCACGGGCCGCCGCACGGCTGCACGCACACACCGCGGGCAACCCCCTCCATGTGAAGGCACTCCTGGAACAGGAAGGAGCCGGACTCCTGGAGGCGCTCGGGGAGCCCGATGTGACGCCGCCCGCACCCAAGTCGTTCACGGCCCTCGTACTGGCGAAGCTCGCCGCCTGCTCGCCGGCCGCCGACGCCCTGGTCTGCGCGGCCGCGGTACTCGGCACACACTGCACGCCGGCCGACGCCTGGGAGGTCGCGGGCGCGGACCTGCTCGACGAGGAACGCCGGGCCGCCGACGTCCTCACAGCACTCGAAGAGGCCGTCCACACGGGCCTGTTGACCGAGGCCCCGGGCGATCCGCTGATCCGCTTCCCGCACCCCCTCGTACACGCCGCCGTCTACCACCAGCTCGGCCCCTCCCGCCGCGCCGCCCTGCACCTGAGCGCCGCCCGCACCGTCCGGGACCAGGCACACCGGCTGCGCCACCGGGCGCTGGCCGCGGCCGGCCCCGATCCGGAACTGGCCGCGGAACTCGCCACCCTGGGACGCAGGTTCGCCGCGGAAGGCGCCTGGGCGAACGCGGCCGGACAGCTGACGGCCGCCGCACGGCTCGGCCCGGACCCGGCGGTGTACGAGCAGTACACCCTCGAAGCCGTCGAGTGCGCGCTGCTCGCCGGAGACGTGCCCGACATGAGTGAAGTCGCGCAGCGGATCGCGCAGTTCACCCCCGGCGGCTGGCGCAGCTATCTCCTGGGAAGGCTCAGCCTGTTCGACCTGGACCGCGCCGAGGCGCTGCTCACGGACGCCTGGCACCGGTGCGACCCGGCGGCCGAACCCGTCCTCGGAGCACGTATCGCGGGCCAGTTCGCCGCCCTGCACGGCAGCATGTCGCACGGCGCCGAGATGGCCGAATGGGCCGACCTCGCCATCCGGCTCGCGCCCGACGACACGGCCACCGACATGATCCGCGTCCTGCGCCTCAGCGGCCTCGCCATGAGCGGCCGGGCCCCGCAGACGCTCGCCGCACTCGGCCCGCTGCCAGACCCGGCACTCGCCACCCCCGCCCAGCTGGAGGAACTCCTCGGCCGCGGCACCCTGCGCGAGTGGACCGGTGACCTCACCGGCGCCGTACGGGACCTGGGCGGCGTCTTCGGAGCCTGCCACGGGCGCGCCGCGTCCTTCCGGGTGGTCGCCGCGACCGCGCTCGCCTCCGCCGAGTACCGCGCGGGCCGCTGGGACGACGCGATCGTCCACACCGACCTCGCACTGTCCCTGGCCGCCGACACCGACCAGCCGCACATCGCCCTGTACTGCCGGATGCTCGCCGCCCAGGTACACGCGGTGCGGGGCACGTTCGCCAAGGCACAGGCACACGCGCGCGTGGCCCGCGTCTACGCGGCCGGCGGCCATGTGAACCCCACCCTGTGGGCCGCGCTCGCCGAAGCCCACCTCGCCCGCGCTCAGGGCCGGCCCGAGGAGGTCCTCGCGGCCCTGGGGCCCCTCCTCGCGCTCGCCCCGCGCGGCGACCTGGAGGAGCCCGGCACGATCCCGTGGGCGGACCTGCTCGCCGAAGCCTGGACGGCACTCGGCGACGAGAAGCGCGCCACCCAGGCACTCGCCCCGTACGAGGTCCTCGCCACCCAGCGAGGCCACCACGGGGCGCTGCTCGCCGCGGCCCGCGCCCGCGGCACCCTGGAGGCCGCGCGCGGCGACACGGTGGCCGCCGAGCGCGCCTTCCGCTCCGGCCTCAAGCACGCCGCGCACGTCGAGGCGCCCTTCGACCGCGCGCTGCTGCACCTCGCGTACGGCGGTTTCCTGCGCCGGGCGGGCCGCCGCACCCGCGCGGGCGAGCAGCTGCGCACCGCCCGCGACCTGCTCGTACGCCTCGACGCGCCGCCCGATCTCGGGCGCTGCGAACGGGAGTTGGCGGCCTGCGGACTCGGTCCCGTCGGGTCCGCGGCCGAGCGGGAGCCACGGACACGTGGAGCGGCGCTGCTCACCCCGCAGGAACTGGCGGTCGCCCGCCTCGTCGCGTCCGGGCTCACCAACCGGCAGGTGGCGCGCGAACTCGTCATCAGCGTCAAGACCGTCGAGTACCATCTCGGCCGGATCTTCCCCAAGCTGGGCGTCGACTCCCGTACGCGGCTCACGGCGGCGCTGGCCGCCGACGGGCCCGACTCCGGAGACGGGCTCGGCTCCGGGCCCGGACACGCACCCTAGGGATTCCCCCGGGGCACATCCCGGGGCGCCCGAACTCCCCCTGTCCGTACCGTCGGTCGGACCTTCACGGAAACAGTCGCGAAGGGAGCAGTAACCAACGGGGGATGAACAGAAATGCCGGAGAACACCCATCGAATGGTGACCGACGTCCCGCATGCCAAGGTGCGGGCCGTCACCGAGCGCGTCGTCCAGGAACTCACACTCGCCGCCGACAAGGTCGCCGCCCACTACGCGGAACCCGCCAAGTACCCACTGCCCGCGGACAGGACGGCCGCCGAGCACCTCGTCGCGCGGCGCTTCGACAGCCTCACCGACGAAAGGAGGAAGAAGGCGGCGGCCGCGGTCCTCGCCGACCTCAAGACCGGTGCCGTACGGTCCCGGCGACTCGGGGACCTGGCCCGTGTCGACCTGCGCTCGCCCGCCTCGGTGGACACGCAGGTCAAGCGCCTCGGCTTTCCCGAGCGGCTGAGGTTCCCGGCCGACGAACTCAGGAAGCCGCCGACTTCTCTCCTCCCCGAGGAGTCGGCCCCGCAGGGCCTGGCCGCCGTGCCGGCCGCCCTGCACAGGCTGGAACTGCGCATCCACCGGGTGAAGTGCGTGGACGAGACGTCCGAGTGGGGATCCGACGAGATCCATCTCGCCGGAACCAGCGTGGACGAGAGCGGCGACACCCTGAAGATCGGCCAGTTCAAGGTCCGCAGCTTCGACGACGGCGACGTCAAGGTGTATGACCCGCCGCGCCGCTTCCACTGGTTCGGCCTCGACGAGGGCACCAAGTACCCGAAGTCGTACTTCGTCACGCTGGTGCTCGCCGAGGTCGACTGGGGCGGCCTCGCCGACTACGTGGGCGCACTGCTCGACCTCATCAAGAAGAAGGTCACCGCCTACCTCGCCGCGGCCATCGGGGGCGCGATCGGCGCCTCCGGCGGACCCGTCGGCATCCTCATCGGGATGGCCGTCGGCGCGGCCGTCGGCTGGGTCTTCGACCAGCTCAAGGGCCTCTTCGGCGACGAGGTGTTCAAGCCCGTCACCGTCAGCGCCGTCATCCCCTCCCTCACCGGCCGCTGGGCGGGCCGCCCCTTCACCGCCCCGGCGGTCGCCGACTACCGCGGCCACGGCGGCCACTACCAACTGACGTACGACTGGCGCATGTACGACTGAGCGAGACGCACAGCCGTACGGCCGGATCCAACCTCGGGGGACACGGGGGATACAGGGGGATGCGGGGGCCGGAAGGGCCGCCGCCCGTCAACGGCACAGACGGGCGGCGGCCCTTCCGCTGCAGCGCCCCGTCAGGGGCGCGGGGAACTGCGCGACCAGCCCCCACCGTCCCGCACCCGACGACCCAACCCCATCTACGTGTCGCACTCCAGAACAGTCCGACAAAGCCCGCACCGCGCCCGAACCCGCCCTCGCACCGGCACCCGAATCCGCTGATGACAGGTCGGACAGGGAAACGACACCCGCAGCGGCCCGCGGCTGTCGGGGGTGAAGGCGTACGGGGCGTCGGCGGGCGGCGCCCCGACCGCGTGCTCCTGCGCATGACGACGATCCTTCGCGTACCGCCGCCGCCCCGCCCACCCCGCCGCGGTCAGCGGCGGCTGCCGCTCGTCGTGACGGGCCCGCGCCATGCCCTTCGTGTACGCGGTGTACGCCTGCGGGCTGGTGAACCAGATCGCCGGGTCCTCGCCGAGGACCAGGGACCGCTTGGCCAGCACGTACCCGAACTCCTCCGGCGTCAGATAGCCCAGCTTCTGCGAGGACGCCGAGTCCTCCCGGTACGCGTCGAGCAGCAGCCAGCCCGCGCCGAGATACGTCGTCGCCGTGTCCGTGAGGATCTCGTTGTCGCGCGTGCCGGGGAACGACAGGTCCAGGCGGTGCAGATAGACGTGCATCACCTCGTGCGCGAGCGCCGCGCCGATGTCCCTGCGGTGGGTACGGAACCGGTCGTTCAGCTCGATGAAGTACTCGGGGCCAGCGGCGAGCTCGACATTCGCCGCGTGCTCCATCTCCCGGAAACTCACGATCATGCGGGCATCCGGCAGACGGAAGTGCCGCACCAGCTCGCGAGCGACCCGCTGGGCGCCCAGATGGAGATCGTCCGTGTCGCAGAACGCCACATCGGCAGGGGCCACGCTGGTGTCGAAGGTGTGGATGGTGTCGTACGAGAGCCGTTTGTACAGCGCGGTGATCGCCGCCCGCACCGTGTCCAGGTGCGGGTAGCCGTGCTCGACCGGACCGCCGTTCGTCACGTCCGTACCCCCAGAGAGGCCCTGAACCC from Streptomyces sp. NBC_00258 includes:
- a CDS encoding TetR/AcrR family transcriptional regulator, which produces MPPTKKKPQVTAAPARRRELLDTAAEVFAEQGYNATTVRKIADHAGMLAGSLYYHFDSKESMLEEILRTFMDELWDGYDTVLEAELGPRETLEALVTESFREIDRHRAAVAIYQRESRHLVAQERFAFLAESQRRFEKTWLATLERGVAGEVFRDDLDIRLTYRFVRDTVWVAASWYRPGGQHSPEEIARQYLSMVLDGIAVRT
- a CDS encoding acetyl-CoA C-acetyltransferase — protein: MAEAYIVEAVRTPVGRRKGGLGGVHPADLGAHVLKALVARSGVDPAAVEDVVFGCLDTVGPQAGDIARTCWLAAGLPEEVPGVTIDRQCGSSQQAVHFAAQGVLSGTQDLVVAGGVQNMTQIPIAFASRQAAEPLGLTEGPFAGSEGWRARYGDRPVNQFYGAELIAEKWGISRRDQEEFALRSHQRAIRAIDEGRFEREVVPFGDVTVDEGPRRDTSLEKMAGLKPVVEGGTITAACSSQVSDGAAAMLLASERAVREHGLTPRARVHHLSVRGEDPIRMLSAPIPATAYALRKAGMSIGDIDLVEINEAFAPVVLAWLKETGADPDKVNVNGGAIALGHPLGATGVKLMTTLLHELERTGGRFGLQTMCEGGGQANVTIVERL
- a CDS encoding NAD(P)H-dependent flavin oxidoreductase: METALTKLAGVRYPIVQTGMGWVAGPRLVSASANAGALGILASATMTLAQLREAVREVRSRTDAPFGVNLRADAGDARDRVRLIVEEEVKVASFALAPSRELIAELKDAGVVVIPSIGARRHAEKVAAWGADAVIVQGGEGGGHTGEVATTVLLPQVVDAVDIPVIAAGGFFDGRGLVAALAYGAAGIAMGTRFLLTSDSTVPDAVKAQYLAATVKDVTVTTAVDGLPHRMLRTDLVNSLEEAGRTRTLTRAIRRAARFRKLSGLTWPQLIRDGLAMKHGKNLTWSQVLLAANTPMLLRASMVEGRTDLGVMASGQVAGLIEDLPSCAELVARVMAEARETLRALPDPGSP
- a CDS encoding CoA-transferase subunit beta produces the protein MTDATSPSPVPPTGAPLPPPARTPLLAPTRAEYCVIACAEAWRDNGEVLASPMGAVPSVGARLARRTFAPDLLLTDGEAMLVGPDGTPEGWLPYRRHLTMVTGGRRHVMMGASQIDRFGNQNISCIGDWERPARQLLGVRGAPVNTLNNPVSYWVPKHSTRVFVEKVDMISGVGYDSAAAAGPTATRFHRIPRVVSNLGVFDFATPDHSMRLASLHPGVTVEEILAATGFEPTVPDEVPYTREPTPAELELIREVIDPQGLRDREVPG
- a CDS encoding CoA transferase subunit A, with protein sequence MSDKTMTADEVVSRLRSGMTLGIGGWGSRRKPMALVRALLRSEITDLTIVSYGGPDVGMLAAAGRIRGLVAAFVTLDSIPLEPHYRAARQSGAFELTEVDEAMFMWGLHAAANRLPFMPVRAGIGSDVMRVNPGLRTVTSPYEDPSTGIRETFVAMPALRMDAALVHVNRADRSGNGQYLGPDPYFDDLFCEAADDAYVSCERLVDRFDDAVPQTLLVNRHSVTGVVETPGGAHPTSCVPDHDRDEPFQKLYATTPWPEFSERFLYGDEKAYQSAAQAWHEERR
- a CDS encoding enoyl-CoA hydratase family protein — encoded protein: MGVSTSSPEKGISVVTVDFPPVNALPVRGWFELADALRAAGRDTEVRCVVLAAEGRGFNAGVDIKEIQAQGGSALLGANRGCADAFAAVYECEVPVVAEVHGFCLGGGIGLVGNADAIVASEDATFGLPELDRGALGAATHLARLVPQHLMRALYYTSRTATAAELHRHGSVWRVVPRDELRAAVLELARSIASKDGQLIRLAKAAINGIDPVDVRRSYRFEQGFTFEANLAGVGDRVRDTFGRDREVGRDQEGGGAGE
- a CDS encoding SDR family oxidoreductase; translation: MDKRLVVVTGGTRGVGAGIARAFVEAGAEVVVCARRPPEAPVEGVEFVPLDLRDPPAVRAFFDGLPRVDVLVNNAGGAPYRLLAETDAERHARVIELNLTAPLTASLAAYEQLKRARGSVVMIGSVSGTRPSPGTAAYGAAKAGLGNLARSMAVEWAPDVRVNTLVVGMVRTELSHLHYGGEDGIEAVARTVPMGRLAEPLDVGRAAVFLASDAAAYITGAGLLVHGGGERPAFLDAATANKEQADEEKEGGEAG
- a CDS encoding SDR family oxidoreductase encodes the protein MTAGSGICDGRVVIVTGAGRGLGRAHALAFAAEGARVVVNDLGVGLDGSPGPDSPARQVVEEITAAGGEAVAHGGDIATTEGAASLVHTAVDAFGRLDTLVNNAGFLRDRMLVNLDEDDWDAVMRVHLKGHFLPLKHAAAHWRAEAKAGRVPQARIVNTSSGAGLSGSVGQGNYSAAKAGIVGLTLVAAAEMGRYGVQVNAIAPAARTRMTEDTFAKTMAAPDSGFDAMAPANVSPLVVWLGSAASAGVTGRVFETEGGRITVMEGWRPGPSTDKGARWTPAEAGDTALKLIAEAEAPQPVYGAQ